TATGCGGAGAAGTTATTAAAGCCTGTGTGCCTATGCTTAGTTAATATTTTAGAAAAAAGTCGAAGTATATGCTTTAAAGAAAATATTAATAATATACCTCCATTATAATCACAAGATAATCACAAAATGATACATTATTAATATTTTAGGAGGAGTGAAATAAACATGTATAAAATAGCAAAAAGAAAAAACTTTATTTTATCAACAGTTATTATTATATGTATAATTCTAACTGAAGCGTTTACCGGATGTGGAAATCAAAAAACTTTAAAAAGCAAAGAACAAGAAAAACAAACTACAAGAACTATAGTAGATATGGCAGGTAGAAAAGTAACAGTGCCTTTCCAGATTAAAAAAGTTTATTCAGTCAGCCCTATAGGAACCGAATTTATGTATACACTATCACCAGAAAAAATTGCAGGTTTAAATAATAAGATTTCAGAAGCCGAAAGCAAGTATTGCATAGACAGTTATAAGAAACTTCCTGTATTGAGTGGAAACTTCGGTCAGAACAATAAAATGAATAGGGAAGAAATATTGAAGATAAAACCTGATGTAATACTTAATATGAATACTATAGACAGCTCTCTTATAGAAAATTCAGATAAAATACAGAATGATATGGGTATTCCTGTAGTATGTGTAACAAATGATTTGGATAAAATGGACAAGGTCTATGAATTTATAGGGAATTTGACAGGAGATACCAGTAAAGCTAAGGAACTTGGGGATTATTGTAAAAAAACTTATACAGAAATTACAGAGATAGCTAAAAAAATACCTGAAGATAAAAGAGTCAAAGTATATTATGCAGAAGGAGAGGAAGGTTTACAGACAGATCCTAAAGGATCTCAGCATGCTCAATTACTGGATCTTATAGGGGCAATAAATGTTGCCCAAGTGCCAATAAAATTTGGTTTTGGAAGAAGTGAAGTATCAATGGAACAGCTTCTTAAATGGAATCCTGAAACTATTTTGGTATGTATTGATCAGGGATTTGCAACTTCTGCAAATAATCCTTACAAAGTAATAATGTCTGATCCTAATTGGAGTAGTTTAAGAGCAGTAAAGGATAAAAAAGTATATGTAATACCTTACGAACCATTTAATTGGTTCGACAGACCGCCATCAATAATGAGAATATTAGGAGCAAAATGGTTAGGAAATTTATTGTATCCAGACTATTTTAAGTATGATATGAAGGCTGAAGTTAAAGAATTCTATGATAAATTTTTGCATATAAAAATTACCGATCAACAGTATGAAGAAATTATGGCTAATGCAAAATAGAACTTATTAATATAACGAAAGTATTGAAGTTAAGGACTATATAATTAATATCTTAACTATATATTTTAACGTATTCTTATGTATTTAATAATTTAAAGTCCTGCGTTAAAATGTCAAGTACTTAAAAACAAGAAACACTGTAACATCCATGGAGCCAATCTCATCAATAGAATATTTTTCGAGGAAAAGTTCCATCATGGCATTACCGAAAGCAGAACTTTCAACCTCGGACTTAAAGGCACTTAAGAAATAGATTCTGCAAGAAATGTTGTTTCTCATGGGTCATGTTATGTACCAAGCGGTAACGCATTCTAGTCAACCTTTGAAAGGCAAGGAGCTGTTCCTGCATTACTACAGCATGTTGGAATACGTCCAAAGCGCAAACGGTCGGCAATAACCCATGCATCGACATCATCAGTCTTGTCAAGATAAGGGTAAGACTCCTTAAACTTATTAACAAGCGTAGCGTTAATAATATAAACCTTTGTCTGACGCTTGCTTAGTGTCTCATCCTCGTTTAAAAACATAGCAGGGTGAAAGCTGTAGACAGAAGTAGACTCCATTCCAATGCGGATTTCCTGGCAAGAATGTTTATCAGCATAAAAGATAACCTGATCCTGGAAAACTTGCACCAGAAGGATTGTTTGAACAGCAAACTTCTTTAGAGTATTACCTTCACTATCCATAATGCATGTTTTTAAATCATCAGAGCTGACGTCTACACCTATAAACAACTTCATAGTAACTGACCTTCTTTCATTTTAGGATACAGGATATGGATCCTTCGGGGTGCCCCCAGAATTACTCGTTTAAGGACACCCTTGTGCATTAGAACTCACTCTGGTCCATGGGGCTGCCTGGAAGCTGCTACTTCCAGCATGGATTGTCAGAGGGAACAGCCTGCGGGGTTAGAAGTTTAAGACGAGATTTAGGGATGCAGACTTTTTTAAGTAGTCAAAATTACAGCAGGATGCAGAATTTCCCCGTAATCTAATATAATTAATTATTCTTTGAACATCACGAAAAATTCAAGTCCCTGTTTTAAATGTTAGCTCTTATGCAGCCCATTTAATGACAACTATATTAAATTATCAAGGCACATGCTTTTTTGGCAATACAATAACTTTAATTTATCAAATATATTATACGAGGGGATGATTAAGAATGGAAATAAATATAGAGGAATTTGATGAAATTGCTCGCGAGGTATTTGCTCCAGTTTATCCTGTTATTGCAAAGCAAATAAAATACAAAACAGGTATAACAACAGGTACATGTTTAGATATAGGAACTGGAGGAGGATATCTTGGAATCGAATTAGCTAAAATTACGGACTTGTCTGTAATTTTATTTGATAAATCTGAGGAAATGTTAAAAATTGCTGGTGATAATATTATAAAGAATGCTTTGGAAGCTAAAGTCAGAACTCAACTTGGAGATGTTCATAATATACCTTTTAAAGACCAGACAATTAATCTTGTAATAAGTAGAGGATCAATATTTTTTTGGCAGGACCTTCAAAAAGCCTTTAAGGAAATTCACAGGATACTTACACCAGAAGGAATGGCATATATTGGCGGTGGCTTTGGCACAGCAAAATTAAAAGAACAGATAATAGCAAATATGAAAAGAATGAATAAAGAGTGGAAGGGAGGCATGATTCAGAGTTTTGGTAATGATCCAGTAGGAATGCTTAATGATCAATTAAGGCTTGCAGGAATTAAGAATTATGAAGTTATTATGGATGAATCAGGATTATGGTTGATTATGCGAGGAGGTAACAACATTGAAATGTGAAATTTGCGAAAGAGGCTGTGAAATTCCCGAAAATGGTACAGGAGCATGCGGTTTATATGAAAATAATGGACAAGTTATTGTAGAAAGATTCCCAAATAAGTATCTTATTACTTGTCCAATATCAATAGAAACCATGCCTATGTTACATTTTTATATAGGGCAAAAATTTTTACAGATCAGTACTGTAGGATGTAATTTTCATTGTCCGGGTTGTATTTCTACAGTAATTGTAAAAGAAATGAATCATAAGAGCAAAGCCCTTAAGGAGTTATCTCCGATGGAAATAGTAAATGAAGCTATAAAAAATAATTGTATTGGTATTGCTTTTTTGATGAATGATCCGATTGCTTCTTTTTACACATTTATTAAGGTCGCAGAAGCTGCAAAAAAAAGAAAACTACTTGTAGGCTGTTCTTCTAACACATATTTTACTGAAGATGCTTTAAATAAAATTATTAAATACTTAGATTTTATTAATATAGGTGTAAAAGGGATGTCTGATGATATTTACCGTAAATGCGGTGGAAGTACAGTTAATCCTGTTATAAGGAATATGAAAATATTGCATGATAATGGAGTATTTATTGAGGTTTCCTGTGTATACAGTAACGAGAATAAGGAACAAGTAATAGAGCTTGCAAAAAAGATAAGCGAAATATCCAAAGATATACCTTTACAAATTATGCGTTTTATTCCACTGGAAGAAGCTGATTGTTCTTTAGAACCCTCTATTAAAGCTTCAGAAGAGCTTATAAAACAATTAATGCAGTATGTTAACTATGTGTATCTTTTTAATTCGCCAGGAACTGATTTCTTAAACACATATTGTCCTAAATGTGGGAAACTTATTTATAAAAGAGATTTTTACGGCCCTATGGGTGCAAAATTAATAAGTTCAGAATTAGTGGAAAAAGAAATTTGTCCAAGGTGTTCATTTAAATTAAACTTTAAAGGCTCTTTAAAAAATGTAAGATATCAGGAAGCTGATTTTCAAGGAGGATACCCCTTTACCAGAGCGCTGGAAATAATGGAATCTATATTAATAACTATTGGTGTTAGTGATAAAGATAAAATAGTGAAGGTATGGGAAGATGTGCTTTGTAGTGGGAAATTAAAAAATCTCCATATGGATATACAAAATTTAAATAGTTATATTGATACTATAAGAAATTTTGGAAAAATAGCTGGCTATAACAATGAAGCAGAAAATTTATCAAGTTATATGGAAGAAAGAATTTCTATAATTCAACGTGGATTAGCTAATGTAAAAAATAAGCCTAAAGTATATTATGCTATGGGTAAACCGCTTTTTTGCATCAAAGGTGGAAGAATGGAAAATCAATTGATAGAAGCAGCTGGAGGTATTAGTGTAAATAAAGAACTTGATTGCAGCGGAAGACCTGGAATGAGAATCTCAGTTGAACAATTAAATAAATTAAATCCAGATATCATTTTCATTTCTGCATTTATATCTAATTCAGTTGAAGATTTCTATGATGAGTGTATTAAAGATGGAATAAATGTAGAAGCAGTAAAAAACAAAAGAATATATACACATATAGCACCGGGATTGGATTTTGGAAGTCCAAGATGGATATTGGGACTTATGTATATGGCCAATATTCTGCATCCTGATATATTTAATTTTAATGTAATAAAAGAAGTTGAACAATTCTATCAAAAATTTTATAATATAGATTTTACTTTAGCAAATTTAAACCGTTCTTTTGCCAAGCCAAGCAATAAATGGAAGCTGAATTCATAAAGCTAAATACGTAAAGAATGATTTGAAAATATTAAAATTTTGCTAAAACTCAACCATCACATGTTTCAGTATGAGATGGTTGAGTAATTAATATTCCAAAAAATTTAAGACAAAGCTTATTTGATATGATAAATTATTTTAATGTATTAGATCTCATATAAGTTATATAAGTTTCAAAATCTATAGTTCAAAATAGTTAGTTATGACTTTATTTATTCTGTGATATGCGGTATATTAGGTGTTTTTAGTGTTTGGTATTTTTGTAACTAAATTATTGTTTAATTGGTGGACAATATGGATATTTGGATTAAATATTCAAAATAATTTTTAATCAACATTATTTATTGTATTTGAATTTAGGAATGACTATAATTGTTATTATTATAACGTGCTTTTATGATTTTTTAATTGAGAAGAAAAGTTTCTTTATGGGAAATAATTACTATATGTATATCTAGAATATTTATAATTATAAGAGCAGTGATAGAAACAAATGTTATTATATAATAAAAAAAATAATAAAAAATCGGATTCTTTATCTTGTAAAAACATTATTATTCTTTTATTTTCAAACATAATAGCTGTAATACTTATTGTGTTTAGTAATTTAAAATTATTTAATTGAAATATTAATTCTTTGGTTAGAATAGGATTGCTTCTTATTAGTGCTAAATATATATTTAGAAATGTTATTTTATGTTCCAGTTTTAATATTCCTACAGTGTATTCGTGCAAAATCTATGTCATTAAAATATATTAGTTAAAGTCTCTTGTGGTATTACTTTTAAGTAACTTATACCTGGGCAAAGTTTTTACTGATTCCAATATTATTGTTTTATTTTTATTGGAGGTTTCAAAGAAAAATATATATGATTTACTAATTGACACAATGTTGGCTTTTGGTATAGTTTTAGTATTATCAATAATTCATTTTTAATGCTTATATAGGTAAACTGTAAAATAAAAATGGTTCTTTTTCAGCTATGAGGAGTAAAAATTTTTCGAGTAAAAAAGCCCCATATATAATTATTTTAATAAAATTGTAATATAAGCTAAAATTATTTTATTGTAAAGGGACTATTAATAATGACGATAAAAGGAAGACGAGAATTAACAAAAGAAAGTAAGGCTTTTAGAGAATTACTAAAAGTAATGAAACATTTTTTTTAGGATTTCATTGAAAAGCTCAAAGATCCAGAAGATCCAAGACATCAAAGCTATAAAATTTATGAGACTGACGAATTGCTCTTTATAGTATTATGTATTTGTCAAGTAAAAAAATAAACCAAATTTCAATTGAATTTTCCCCAGCTTTGGGTATAAAAAATTATGCAATACTTTGATTCTTTATCCACTCTTCTGTTTCTTTTAACCTTTATGAATTACAATTAATATTCACAATATAAGTTTTTTGTGTAAATCTATCTACCATTGCTGCTGTCATGACTTGATCTTGGAATATTTCATCCCACATTTCAAATGATATGTTTTTCATTATTATTGTTGATTTTCTCCCTGCTCTTAATGATAAGTTTGTAAATAAAAACTCAGACCCTTCTTTATCAAAAGAGATATAGCCAAGTTCGTCTTATAGAAAGTTAATTATTATGCGAAGTTGAATGTTAAACCTGAATTATTCTTAATTTTTACT
This portion of the Thermoanaerobacterium sp. RBIITD genome encodes:
- a CDS encoding radical SAM protein, yielding MKCEICERGCEIPENGTGACGLYENNGQVIVERFPNKYLITCPISIETMPMLHFYIGQKFLQISTVGCNFHCPGCISTVIVKEMNHKSKALKELSPMEIVNEAIKNNCIGIAFLMNDPIASFYTFIKVAEAAKKRKLLVGCSSNTYFTEDALNKIIKYLDFINIGVKGMSDDIYRKCGGSTVNPVIRNMKILHDNGVFIEVSCVYSNENKEQVIELAKKISEISKDIPLQIMRFIPLEEADCSLEPSIKASEELIKQLMQYVNYVYLFNSPGTDFLNTYCPKCGKLIYKRDFYGPMGAKLISSELVEKEICPRCSFKLNFKGSLKNVRYQEADFQGGYPFTRALEIMESILITIGVSDKDKIVKVWEDVLCSGKLKNLHMDIQNLNSYIDTIRNFGKIAGYNNEAENLSSYMEERISIIQRGLANVKNKPKVYYAMGKPLFCIKGGRMENQLIEAAGGISVNKELDCSGRPGMRISVEQLNKLNPDIIFISAFISNSVEDFYDECIKDGINVEAVKNKRIYTHIAPGLDFGSPRWILGLMYMANILHPDIFNFNVIKEVEQFYQKFYNIDFTLANLNRSFAKPSNKWKLNS
- a CDS encoding class I SAM-dependent methyltransferase produces the protein MEINIEEFDEIAREVFAPVYPVIAKQIKYKTGITTGTCLDIGTGGGYLGIELAKITDLSVILFDKSEEMLKIAGDNIIKNALEAKVRTQLGDVHNIPFKDQTINLVISRGSIFFWQDLQKAFKEIHRILTPEGMAYIGGGFGTAKLKEQIIANMKRMNKEWKGGMIQSFGNDPVGMLNDQLRLAGIKNYEVIMDESGLWLIMRGGNNIEM
- a CDS encoding ABC transporter substrate-binding protein, whose translation is MYKIAKRKNFILSTVIIICIILTEAFTGCGNQKTLKSKEQEKQTTRTIVDMAGRKVTVPFQIKKVYSVSPIGTEFMYTLSPEKIAGLNNKISEAESKYCIDSYKKLPVLSGNFGQNNKMNREEILKIKPDVILNMNTIDSSLIENSDKIQNDMGIPVVCVTNDLDKMDKVYEFIGNLTGDTSKAKELGDYCKKTYTEITEIAKKIPEDKRVKVYYAEGEEGLQTDPKGSQHAQLLDLIGAINVAQVPIKFGFGRSEVSMEQLLKWNPETILVCIDQGFATSANNPYKVIMSDPNWSSLRAVKDKKVYVIPYEPFNWFDRPPSIMRILGAKWLGNLLYPDYFKYDMKAEVKEFYDKFLHIKITDQQYEEIMANAK
- a CDS encoding transposase, which codes for MKLFIGVDVSSDDLKTCIMDSEGNTLKKFAVQTILLVQVFQDQVIFYADKHSCQEIRIGMESTSVYSFHPAMFLNEDETLSKRQTKVYIINATLVNKFKESYPYLDKTDDVDAWVIADRLRFGRIPTCCSNAGTAPCLSKVD